From a region of the Actinomadura luzonensis genome:
- a CDS encoding APC family permease: protein MTAGQGTALLVGAVLGPGMLVLPQLAAAAAGPASVLAWAGLLALSVPVALTFAALGARYPDGGGVASFVGLAFGRRAAAVTGWWFFGAVPVGTVAGAIGGGRYVEACFGVDGTLAAWLIMLAAVAANAAGLRTSGWLQLGFVLLLVGLLATAVIVAAPHGRAANLTPFAPHGAAGVASAAGVLMFAFAGWEAASHLSAEFADRRNGLVRATVVTLAVIAVLYLGVSLTSVGVLGADMSGVPLTGMLELGLGGAARPVTGVVAVLLTFGAVNTYLAGAARLGAALARDGALPSWFAAGGEAGRTPYRSLGLVAALTVPVLVSGADLDVLMRATSACLTAVTAAGVVAAVRMLPAGRHRGTAVAGAALSVAALAFCGVYLLVPAVLGLVAAAVLTAGSRRPYKKGI, encoded by the coding sequence ATGACGGCAGGACAGGGCACGGCGCTGCTGGTGGGAGCGGTGCTCGGGCCAGGCATGCTGGTGCTGCCGCAGCTGGCCGCCGCCGCGGCGGGCCCCGCCTCCGTGCTGGCCTGGGCGGGCCTGCTCGCGCTCAGCGTGCCCGTCGCGCTGACCTTCGCCGCGCTCGGCGCGCGCTACCCGGACGGCGGGGGAGTGGCGAGCTTCGTCGGGCTCGCCTTCGGCCGGCGCGCCGCCGCCGTGACCGGCTGGTGGTTCTTCGGCGCGGTGCCCGTCGGCACGGTGGCCGGCGCGATCGGCGGCGGCCGGTACGTCGAGGCGTGCTTCGGCGTGGACGGCACCCTCGCCGCCTGGCTCATCATGCTGGCCGCCGTCGCCGCCAACGCCGCCGGCCTCCGCACCTCGGGTTGGCTCCAGCTCGGCTTCGTGCTGCTGCTGGTCGGGCTGCTGGCCACCGCCGTGATCGTCGCCGCGCCGCACGGACGGGCGGCGAACCTCACCCCGTTCGCCCCGCACGGCGCGGCAGGCGTGGCGAGCGCGGCCGGGGTGCTCATGTTCGCCTTCGCCGGGTGGGAGGCGGCCAGCCACCTGTCCGCCGAGTTCGCCGACCGCAGGAACGGCCTGGTCCGGGCCACCGTCGTGACGCTCGCCGTGATCGCCGTGCTCTACCTCGGGGTGTCGCTGACCTCGGTCGGCGTGCTCGGCGCGGACATGAGCGGCGTGCCGCTGACCGGGATGCTGGAGCTCGGCCTCGGCGGCGCCGCGCGGCCGGTGACCGGGGTGGTGGCGGTGCTGCTGACGTTCGGCGCGGTCAACACCTACCTGGCCGGCGCGGCCCGGCTCGGCGCGGCCCTGGCCAGGGACGGGGCGCTGCCCTCCTGGTTCGCGGCGGGCGGGGAGGCGGGGCGGACCCCGTACCGGAGCCTCGGGCTGGTGGCGGCGCTGACGGTGCCGGTGCTGGTGTCGGGGGCCGACCTCGACGTGCTCATGCGGGCCACCTCGGCGTGCCTGACGGCGGTCACGGCGGCGGGCGTGGTGGCCGCGGTCCGGATGTTGCCGGCGGGCCGGCACCGCGGCACCGCCGTGGCGGGGGCCGCGCTGTCCGTGGCGGCGCTCGCGTTCTGCGGCGTCTACCTGCTGGTTCCGGCCGTGTTGGGGCTGGTGGCGGCCGCCGTTCTTACGGCCGGCTCTCGCCGACCGTATAAAAAGGGCATATAA
- a CDS encoding serine hydrolase domain-containing protein has product MKSLLISLLAAGTLATPAPAQLTPATVDGYMRDALAATGLPGVSVVVTHDGQVVHAAGYGHDSAGRPVTADTPMRVASVSKSFTATAVMTLVERGRIRLDEPVAAQLPGFRMADPRAARVTVRQLLNQTSGLSDTTVDINALEETTNLAAYTARLAGGRLRAEPGTRWEYCNVNYDLAARLVEVASGRDFGSYLRDRVFGPLGMTSSAVSDQEVRPADGYNSVYGLWLPRPELPAFLNGSGSGGVVTTANDMGKWLVTQTGHGRPLVKRQSLEEMHKPIAIRPYAMGWGVEQETGQLTHSGNLFTYTAVEAISPRTGYGFAVMTNSAALQDDTYAIMLGLTALSEGRRPEVPGGDRQLYEAILGAVALAAAALGVLGVLRARRWAARRAGRPRWRAALRLLPALLPVLVLASYPDWTSFLMNGRTVTWAQLTYFPAPLSITLLVAGLAGLAVIVARICVLCKLTRYAKTRS; this is encoded by the coding sequence GTGAAATCGCTCCTGATCAGCCTCCTCGCCGCCGGCACGCTGGCCACCCCGGCGCCCGCCCAGCTCACCCCGGCCACCGTGGACGGGTACATGCGCGACGCCCTGGCCGCCACCGGCCTGCCCGGCGTGTCCGTGGTCGTCACCCACGACGGCCAGGTCGTGCACGCCGCCGGGTACGGCCACGACTCGGCGGGCCGCCCGGTCACCGCCGACACGCCGATGCGGGTGGCCTCGGTCAGCAAGTCGTTCACCGCGACGGCGGTCATGACGCTGGTCGAGCGCGGCCGGATCCGGCTGGACGAGCCGGTCGCCGCGCAGCTCCCCGGCTTCCGGATGGCCGACCCGCGCGCCGCCCGCGTCACCGTCCGGCAGCTCCTCAACCAGACCTCCGGCCTGTCCGACACCACCGTGGACATCAACGCGCTGGAGGAGACGACCAATCTGGCCGCCTACACCGCCCGGCTGGCCGGCGGGCGGCTGCGGGCCGAGCCCGGCACCCGCTGGGAGTACTGCAACGTCAACTACGACCTGGCCGCCCGGCTGGTCGAGGTGGCGAGCGGCCGGGACTTCGGCTCCTACCTGCGCGACCGCGTCTTCGGGCCGCTCGGCATGACCTCCAGCGCCGTCAGCGACCAGGAGGTCCGCCCCGCCGACGGCTACAACTCGGTCTACGGGCTCTGGCTGCCGCGTCCCGAGCTGCCCGCCTTCCTCAACGGCAGCGGCTCGGGCGGCGTCGTCACCACCGCGAACGACATGGGCAAGTGGCTCGTCACCCAGACGGGCCACGGCCGGCCGCTGGTCAAGCGGCAGAGCCTGGAGGAGATGCACAAACCGATCGCGATCCGGCCGTACGCGATGGGGTGGGGCGTGGAGCAGGAGACCGGGCAGCTCACGCATTCCGGCAACCTGTTCACGTACACGGCGGTCGAGGCCATCTCGCCGCGCACCGGCTACGGCTTCGCCGTCATGACCAACAGCGCCGCCCTCCAGGACGACACGTACGCCATCATGCTCGGCCTGACCGCTCTCAGCGAGGGACGTAGGCCCGAGGTCCCGGGCGGCGACCGGCAGCTCTACGAGGCGATCCTGGGGGCGGTCGCGCTCGCCGCCGCCGCGCTCGGGGTGCTGGGCGTGCTGCGGGCCCGCCGCTGGGCCGCGCGCCGGGCCGGCCGGCCGCGGTGGCGGGCCGCGCTCCGGCTGCTGCCGGCCCTGCTCCCGGTGCTGGTGCTGGCGTCCTATCCGGACTGGACCTCGTTCCTGATGAACGGGCGGACGGTCACGTGGGCGCAGCTCACCTACTTCCCGGCGCCGCTGTCGATCACGTTGCTGGTGGCGGGGCTCGCGGGGCTGGCCGTCATCGTCGCCCGGATTTGCGTACTGTGTAAGCTTACAAGGTACGCAAAAACGAGGAGCTGA
- a CDS encoding Lrp/AsnC family transcriptional regulator — MDELDSAIVRLLQTDARQSNRELARQLGIAPSTCLERVRSLTRRGVIRGYHADIDPAALNRGTQAMVSVQVRPLSRAVINAFKASAGGMPEVLSVFVLAGGDDFLLHVAVQDLDHLHAFLLDKLSKRKEIVGFRTSVVFQQMQNAVPTPLPAPGET; from the coding sequence ATGGACGAACTTGATTCGGCGATCGTGCGGCTGCTCCAAACGGATGCGCGGCAGTCCAACCGCGAGCTGGCCAGGCAGCTCGGCATCGCCCCCTCGACCTGTCTCGAACGGGTACGCTCGCTCACCCGCCGCGGCGTGATCCGCGGCTACCACGCCGACATCGACCCGGCCGCGCTCAACCGGGGCACGCAGGCGATGGTCTCGGTCCAGGTCCGGCCGCTGAGCCGGGCGGTGATCAACGCGTTCAAGGCGTCGGCGGGCGGCATGCCGGAGGTGCTGAGCGTCTTCGTGCTGGCCGGCGGCGACGACTTCCTGCTGCACGTGGCCGTGCAGGACCTCGACCACCTGCACGCGTTCCTGCTGGACAAGCTGAGCAAGCGCAAGGAGATCGTCGGCTTCCGCACCTCGGTGGTCTTCCAGCAGATGCAGAACGCGGTGCCCACCCCGCTGCCCGCGCCCGGCGAGACCTGA
- a CDS encoding acyl-CoA dehydrogenase family protein: MTQHAKYEESRAVGEQAREKEWARPSFGKQLFLGDFRLDLVHPAPALPDEAAKRGEEFVRAVRRYLDAHVDPALIERTGQIPDEVVRGLAELGAFGITIGEEYGGLGLPYLYYCRALMLVGSYCPALATLLSAHQSIGVPQPLKLFGSEEQKREYLPRCARGEISAFLLTEPDVGSDPARLATTATRDGDDYVLDGVKLWTTNGVVADLLVVMARTGKKISAFVVEADSPGITVRRRNAFMGLRGIENGVTEFSQVRVPARNLIGREGEGLRIALTTLNTGRLSLPATCAGNAKWALKIAREWGNARVQWGHNIGRHEAVATKLAFIAATAYALEAVMELNSRLADDKRNDIRIEAALGKLYASEMGYRILDELVQIRGGRGYETAESLAARGERGVPAEQMLRDSRINRIFEGSTEIMRLAITREAVDAHLSAAGELINPDASRQERAQALRRAGRFYAGWLPTLVAGAGTLPGGYGAFGPLAGHLRFVERTSRKLARSTFYGMSRWQGRLEHRQAFLGRIVDVGAELLAMTAVCVKAAGDSADLGRRPYELADTFCHQARLRVEALFDRLWDNTDARDARLAGYVLEGRYDFVEEGVLDPSIDGPWIGSPEGGENVRRKIV, from the coding sequence ATGACGCAGCACGCCAAGTACGAGGAATCCAGGGCGGTCGGCGAGCAGGCGCGCGAGAAGGAGTGGGCCCGGCCCAGCTTCGGCAAGCAGCTCTTCCTCGGCGACTTCCGCCTGGACCTGGTCCACCCGGCGCCGGCGCTGCCCGACGAGGCCGCCAAGCGCGGCGAGGAGTTCGTCCGGGCCGTGCGCCGCTACCTGGACGCGCACGTCGACCCCGCGCTCATCGAGCGCACCGGGCAGATCCCGGACGAGGTGGTCAGGGGCCTGGCCGAGCTGGGCGCCTTCGGCATCACGATCGGCGAGGAGTATGGCGGCCTCGGCCTGCCCTACCTGTACTACTGCCGGGCCCTCATGCTCGTCGGCTCCTACTGCCCGGCGCTCGCCACGCTGCTGTCGGCGCACCAGTCGATCGGCGTGCCGCAGCCGCTGAAGCTGTTCGGCAGCGAGGAGCAGAAGCGCGAGTACCTGCCGCGCTGCGCCCGGGGCGAGATCTCGGCGTTCCTGCTCACCGAGCCCGACGTCGGCTCCGACCCGGCCCGCCTGGCCACCACCGCCACCCGCGACGGCGACGACTACGTGCTGGACGGCGTCAAGCTGTGGACGACCAACGGCGTCGTGGCCGACCTGCTCGTGGTGATGGCCAGGACCGGCAAGAAGATCAGCGCGTTCGTGGTCGAGGCCGACTCGCCGGGCATCACGGTCAGGCGGCGCAACGCGTTCATGGGCCTGCGCGGCATCGAGAACGGCGTCACCGAGTTCTCCCAGGTCAGGGTGCCGGCCAGGAACCTGATCGGGCGCGAGGGCGAGGGCCTGCGGATCGCCCTCACCACGCTCAACACCGGCCGCCTCTCGCTGCCCGCCACCTGCGCGGGCAACGCCAAGTGGGCGCTGAAGATCGCCCGCGAGTGGGGCAACGCCCGCGTGCAGTGGGGCCACAACATCGGCCGGCACGAGGCCGTCGCCACCAAGCTCGCCTTCATCGCGGCCACCGCGTACGCGCTGGAGGCCGTCATGGAGCTCAACAGCCGCCTGGCCGACGACAAGCGCAACGACATCAGGATCGAGGCGGCCCTCGGCAAGCTCTACGCCTCCGAGATGGGCTACCGCATCCTGGACGAACTGGTCCAGATCAGGGGCGGCCGCGGCTACGAGACCGCCGAGTCGCTGGCCGCCCGCGGCGAGCGCGGCGTGCCGGCCGAGCAGATGCTCCGCGACTCCCGCATCAACCGCATCTTCGAGGGCTCCACCGAGATCATGCGCCTGGCGATCACCCGGGAGGCCGTGGACGCGCACCTGTCGGCCGCCGGCGAGCTGATCAACCCGGACGCCTCCCGCCAGGAACGCGCCCAGGCCCTCCGCCGGGCCGGCCGCTTCTACGCGGGCTGGCTGCCGACGCTGGTCGCCGGCGCGGGCACGCTGCCCGGCGGCTACGGCGCCTTCGGCCCCCTCGCCGGGCATCTCCGCTTCGTGGAGCGGACCAGCAGGAAGCTGGCCCGGTCCACCTTCTACGGCATGTCCCGCTGGCAGGGCCGGCTGGAGCACCGCCAGGCGTTCCTCGGGCGGATCGTGGACGTCGGGGCCGAGCTGCTGGCCATGACCGCCGTCTGCGTCAAGGCGGCGGGCGACTCGGCGGACCTCGGGCGGCGGCCGTACGAGCTGGCCGACACCTTCTGCCACCAGGCCAGGCTGCGGGTGGAGGCGCTGTTCGACCGGCTCTGGGACAACACCGACGCCCGCGACGCCCGCCTGGCCGGGTACGTCCTGGAGGGCCGCTACGACTTCGTCGAGGAGGGCGTGCTCGACCCGTCCATCGACGGGCCGTGGATCGGCTCGCCCGAGGGCGGCGAGAACGTCCGGCGGAAGATCGTCTGA